Proteins encoded in a region of the Bombyx mori chromosome 23, ASM3026992v2 genome:
- the Iap gene encoding inhibitor of apoptosis protein isoform X1, which translates to MNQENESTEVNSENIASTSGVAKNGAAATLVMLKNARDAKMRPFIGPLMLSSCESSTTSTLPSPSSSADKTDNHDTFNFLPDMPDMRREEERLKTFDQWPVTFLTPEQLARNGFYYLGRGDEVCCAFCKVEIMRWVEGDDPAADHRRWAPQCPFVRKQMYANAGGEAAAVGRDECGASAATQPPRMPGPVHARYSTEAARLATFKDWPRCMRQKPEELAEAGFFYTGQGDKTKCFYCDGGLKDWESDDVPWEQHARWFDRCAYVQLVKGRDYIQKVKSEATAISASEEEQAATNDSTNNVAQEGEKHLDDSKICKICYSEERNVCFVPCGHVVACAKCALSTDKCPMCRRTFTNAVRLYFS; encoded by the exons atgaaTCAGGAAAATGAATCGACCGAAGTAAATTCAGAAAATATAGCAAGCACTTCAGGAG TTGCTAAAAATGGAGCTGCCGCCACGTTGGTGATGTTAAAAAATGCGCGGGATGCAAAAATGCGACCTTTCATTGGTCCGCTCATGTTATCCTCATGCGAGTCCTCAACGACATCCACACTCCCGTCACCGTCGTCGTCAGCTGATAAAACGGATAATCACGACACATTCAACTTCCTTCCTGATATGCCCGACATGCGTCGTGAAGAGGAACGTCTGAAAACATTTGATCAGTGGCCCGTTACGTTTTTGACGCCGGAACAATTGGCCCGCAACGGATTCTACTACCTCGGTCGCGGCGACGAGGTGTGCTGTGCTTTCTGTAAGGTAGAAATTATGAGGTGGGTCGAAGGCGACGATCCTGCCGCCGATCATCGGAGATGGGCGCCCCAGTGTCCCTTTGTACGAAAACAAATGTATGCCAACGCTGGGGGAGAGGCGGCCGCTGTCGGTAGAGACGAATGTGGGGCCAGTGCGGCCACGCAGCCTCCCCGCATGCCCGGCCCCGTGCACGCGCGGTACTCCACCGAGGCCGCGCGGCTCGCCACCTTCAAGGACTGGCCGAGATGTATGCGCCAAAAACCCGAGGAACTGGCAGAGGCCGGATTCTTCTATACAGGCCAAGGTGACAAAACGAAATGCTTCTATTGCGACGGAGGGCTAAAAGATTGGGAAAGCGATGACGTTCCGTGGGAACAGCACGCCAGATGGTTCGACCGCTGCGCGTACGTGCAATTGGTGAAAGGACGTGACTACATTCAGAAGGTTAAGTCGGAGGCCACTGCGATATCTGCTAGCGAAGAAGAACAGGCCGCCACCAATGATTCGACTAACAACGTCGCTCAAGAGGGCGAGAAACATTTGGATGActctaaaatatgtaaaatatgtTATTCCGAGGAGCGTAACGTGTGCTTCGTGCCGTGCGGCCACGTGGTGGCGTGCGCCAAGTGCGCGCTGTCGACGGACAAGTGCCCGATGTGTCGCAGGACGTTCACGAATGCGGTGCGGCTCTACTTCTCGTGA
- the Iap gene encoding inhibitor of apoptosis protein (The RefSeq protein has 3 substitutions compared to this genomic sequence), translating to MELTKVAKNGAAATLVMLKNARDAKMRPFIGPLMLSSCESSTTSTLPSPSSSADKTDNHDTFNFLPDMPDMRREEERLKTFDQWPVTFLTPEQLARNGFYYLGRGDEVCCAFCKVEIMRWVEGDDPAADHRRWAPQCPFVRKQMYANAGGEATAVGRDECGASAATQPPRMPGPVHARYSTEAARLATFKDWPRRMRQKPEELAEAGFFYTGQGDKTKCFYCDGGLKDWESDDVPWEQHARWFDRCAYVQLVKGRDYIQKVKSEATAISASEEEQAATNDSTKNVAQEGEKHLDDSKICKICYSEERNVCFVPCGHVVACAKCALSTDKCPMCRRTFTNAVRLYFS from the exons ATGGAGTTGACGAAAG TTGCTAAAAATGGAGCTGCCGCCACGTTGGTGATGTTAAAAAATGCGCGGGATGCAAAAATGCGACCTTTCATTGGTCCGCTCATGTTATCCTCATGCGAGTCCTCAACGACATCCACACTCCCGTCACCGTCGTCGTCAGCTGATAAAACGGATAATCACGACACATTCAACTTCCTTCCTGATATGCCCGACATGCGTCGTGAAGAGGAACGTCTGAAAACATTTGATCAGTGGCCCGTTACGTTTTTGACGCCGGAACAATTGGCCCGCAACGGATTCTACTACCTCGGTCGCGGCGACGAGGTGTGCTGTGCTTTCTGTAAGGTAGAAATTATGAGGTGGGTCGAAGGCGACGATCCTGCCGCCGATCATCGGAGATGGGCGCCCCAGTGTCCCTTTGTACGAAAACAAATGTATGCCAACGCTGGGGGAGAGGCGGCCGCTGTCGGTAGAGACGAATGTGGGGCCAGTGCGGCCACGCAGCCTCCCCGCATGCCCGGCCCCGTGCACGCGCGGTACTCCACCGAGGCCGCGCGGCTCGCCACCTTCAAGGACTGGCCGAGATGTATGCGCCAAAAACCCGAGGAACTGGCAGAGGCCGGATTCTTCTATACAGGCCAAGGTGACAAAACGAAATGCTTCTATTGCGACGGAGGGCTAAAAGATTGGGAAAGCGATGACGTTCCGTGGGAACAGCACGCCAGATGGTTCGACCGCTGCGCGTACGTGCAATTGGTGAAAGGACGTGACTACATTCAGAAGGTTAAGTCGGAGGCCACTGCGATATCTGCTAGCGAAGAAGAACAGGCCGCCACCAATGATTCGACTAACAACGTCGCTCAAGAGGGCGAGAAACATTTGGATGActctaaaatatgtaaaatatgtTATTCCGAGGAGCGTAACGTGTGCTTCGTGCCGTGCGGCCACGTGGTGGCGTGCGCCAAGTGCGCGCTGTCGACGGACAAGTGCCCGATGTGTCGCAGGACGTTCACGAATGCGGTGCGGCTCTACTTCTCGTGA
- the Iap gene encoding inhibitor of apoptosis protein isoform X2, whose translation MPLFVDTKNRNVAKNGAAATLVMLKNARDAKMRPFIGPLMLSSCESSTTSTLPSPSSSADKTDNHDTFNFLPDMPDMRREEERLKTFDQWPVTFLTPEQLARNGFYYLGRGDEVCCAFCKVEIMRWVEGDDPAADHRRWAPQCPFVRKQMYANAGGEAAAVGRDECGASAATQPPRMPGPVHARYSTEAARLATFKDWPRCMRQKPEELAEAGFFYTGQGDKTKCFYCDGGLKDWESDDVPWEQHARWFDRCAYVQLVKGRDYIQKVKSEATAISASEEEQAATNDSTNNVAQEGEKHLDDSKICKICYSEERNVCFVPCGHVVACAKCALSTDKCPMCRRTFTNAVRLYFS comes from the exons ATGCCACTATTCGTAGATACTAAAAACAGAAATG TTGCTAAAAATGGAGCTGCCGCCACGTTGGTGATGTTAAAAAATGCGCGGGATGCAAAAATGCGACCTTTCATTGGTCCGCTCATGTTATCCTCATGCGAGTCCTCAACGACATCCACACTCCCGTCACCGTCGTCGTCAGCTGATAAAACGGATAATCACGACACATTCAACTTCCTTCCTGATATGCCCGACATGCGTCGTGAAGAGGAACGTCTGAAAACATTTGATCAGTGGCCCGTTACGTTTTTGACGCCGGAACAATTGGCCCGCAACGGATTCTACTACCTCGGTCGCGGCGACGAGGTGTGCTGTGCTTTCTGTAAGGTAGAAATTATGAGGTGGGTCGAAGGCGACGATCCTGCCGCCGATCATCGGAGATGGGCGCCCCAGTGTCCCTTTGTACGAAAACAAATGTATGCCAACGCTGGGGGAGAGGCGGCCGCTGTCGGTAGAGACGAATGTGGGGCCAGTGCGGCCACGCAGCCTCCCCGCATGCCCGGCCCCGTGCACGCGCGGTACTCCACCGAGGCCGCGCGGCTCGCCACCTTCAAGGACTGGCCGAGATGTATGCGCCAAAAACCCGAGGAACTGGCAGAGGCCGGATTCTTCTATACAGGCCAAGGTGACAAAACGAAATGCTTCTATTGCGACGGAGGGCTAAAAGATTGGGAAAGCGATGACGTTCCGTGGGAACAGCACGCCAGATGGTTCGACCGCTGCGCGTACGTGCAATTGGTGAAAGGACGTGACTACATTCAGAAGGTTAAGTCGGAGGCCACTGCGATATCTGCTAGCGAAGAAGAACAGGCCGCCACCAATGATTCGACTAACAACGTCGCTCAAGAGGGCGAGAAACATTTGGATGActctaaaatatgtaaaatatgtTATTCCGAGGAGCGTAACGTGTGCTTCGTGCCGTGCGGCCACGTGGTGGCGTGCGCCAAGTGCGCGCTGTCGACGGACAAGTGCCCGATGTGTCGCAGGACGTTCACGAATGCGGTGCGGCTCTACTTCTCGTGA